GCTTTGCAGAAATCTAATAATTTATGCGGGAATCAATATCTCATGCTACAACTTGTGGATTGTGGGTTTCAATTAAGCAACTCTTTCCGACGACAGGTGTCGCTGAGACCACCAAACATGACATCAGCCCTTCCGTAGGCTTTACGTTGCCGTGCTTAGCTCTCTGTCTACATATACGCATCACTAACCCACTTCTAATACCAACGTCTCGGCACCACAAAGATCTCGATGGCTCTCGACATCGTTCTCGTTGCCGGCATCCTCTTGGGAGTCGtcgtccacctcctcctccgccgcaggTTCCAGTCCATCCTCTTGTGATGGCCAACAGGGTTGACGCTGATGGGGTGTCGCTTTCTGATGTCAACATGAAGGGATTTATCTCTGTGAgctctctttccctctctctccTTCCCCCCTCTTCTTCGCTACAGACATCCAATTAGCGACGTACGCAAATTCTATTGACCCCCTATCTCCAAAACGTTCCTTCTGTTATCTCAGGACAGGTGTTGGATCCTGCAACCAAACCAGCACTAGATATACATACAATAGAGAGCCACAAAACGTAAGCAGATGAGTTCCTAAGGAATTCCTACATTGTCTGCTCGATTATGGCACCATTTTTTGAGTCGCATAAGATTCTCCCAAGAGGAGAAAAGATATTACCCTAATGCGTACTTTATTGGAGGCTCTCCtgttttataatttcatcatgCATGTTTGCTACCACGCCAACAGCAACTTCTTCTCCTGTCAGGATATGTTTATTGCCGAAACCGATACATCATCCATCATAATCGAATGGGCGCTCGCAGAAATGCTAAGGAACCCAACCATCCTGCAGCGAGCTCAAGATGAGATGGACGAAGTAATCGGGAAGAACCGCAGGCTTGAAGAGTCTGACATGCCAAACCTTCCCTACTTACGTGCCATCTGCAAAGAGGCATTACGACTGCACCCTTCCACGCCGCTCGGCGTCCCACACTACACCTTCGAGGCATGCGAGGTGGATGGCTACCACATCCCCCCAAACACACGGCTCATCGTCAACGTATGGGCCATCGGGAGAGACCCCGATGTGTGGGAGCATCCCCTGgagtgatggggataaaaagaggaataacctttgtataggaacaaatactagaagaccaaaatacgcagcggaataaaatggaaacacaatcaaacagaacaccaagatatacgtggaaaaccccttcaatgtgaagggtaaaaaccacggggcaaac
This Musa acuminata AAA Group cultivar baxijiao chromosome BXJ1-2, Cavendish_Baxijiao_AAA, whole genome shotgun sequence DNA region includes the following protein-coding sequences:
- the LOC135612185 gene encoding flavonoid 3',5'-hydroxylase-like, with the protein product MANRVDADGVSLSDVNMKGFISDMFIAETDTSSIIIEWALAEMLRNPTILQRAQDEMDEVIGKNRRLEESDMPNLPYLRAICKEALRLHPSTPLGVPHYTFEACEVDGYHIPPNTRLIVNVWAIGRDPDVWEHPLEFKPERFLSGRNAKIEPLGNDFELIPFGAGRRICVGMHAGLIMLQYGLGSLLHSFHWKLADDVEELDMKEKFGAVLPKAVPLKAVVKPRLLESAYM